The following is a genomic window from Arthrobacter sp. NicSoilB4.
CTCTTCCTCTTCCTCCGTTCTATCCGGGCGCCGGATCCAGGGGCGGGAGCAGGATGGAGGGCCTCAGGTCCGTCACGAAGGCCAGGGGATTGAGGTATTCATCGCCGCGGCGAACGCCCCAGTGGACGCACGGCGCCGGCGTGCAGTGGCCGGGCAGAATCCACCCCAGGACCTCTCCCTCGGCGACGGCGGTGCCCGGCTTGAGATCGCTGCGCACCGCCTCGAAGCTGCTTCGCAATCCGTTTCCGTGGTCCACGGTGATGACGGGACGATCCACCACGACGCCGGCAAAGGTGACGGTCCCTGCTGCCGGTGAGGTGACCCGGGCGCCGTCGTCCGCTGCCTGAAGATCAACACCCCGGTGGCCGCTGAGCCACGGTTCTGCCGGCGGATCAAAGGCCCGCAGGACGGCAGGTCTGGGGCTCAGCGGCCAACTCCACCCGCCGGCCTCCACGGTTGGGCCGGAAATGGCGCTGGAAGCAACTGCCGCGCCCGGGCCCCCGGGCGCGGCAGTGGGGGAGAGTGCCAAGAGCAGGGCGGCCGCCATGGCGGCCCTGGTCGCCGGAGTCTTCATCCACCCAGCCTGCGGCCGCGGACGGATCATCGTAAGCGTCCCTCCGGGCTATGTGGACAGACCCGGGGTTGACGTGCGCCCCCGTGCCTCCACGCCGCCCGGCCATCCTGCAAGCCCTGCCACTTGACCCCGAACGTCACGCCGAACGTCACCCGCGATCGTCCCTGAACCGGCTCCGGCCAGAGCGCTGCGGCCCCGCCTGCAGCCCCCGGAAACGGTCCATTCCCGTACGTGCCCTGTAGTACACTTGGTGGAGCAGTTTGCTGTGCCCTCACGCTTGATCATTCTCTTTGTGTACGTACTGTCTTTGTATAAGCAACGTAATTATCAAAGCCGGCACGCCTCATTCAGGGGTGCGGGGGAGCGGCAGCTGACTACGCGTATCCAGCCCTCCACATTCGAAGCTTCAACTCTTCAGGGTGCGGAGGACTGCGCTTCTCTCGGTCCGGGCCCTGGCCCGGTTGAGTTGTGCAGTGGATGCCAGGAGCACCGCCCGCCTGGGTGTTGCTAATCAACCGTCAACTATTGGCAGGGTAAGACAGCCCGTGGGCTGTCTCATGAATGACCTGCCGGAAGGAGCGTCGGCATGCCCGTCGTAACTATGCGCCAGCTGCTTGACAGCGGCGTCCACTTTGGACACCAGACCCGCCGTTGGAACCCGAAGATGAAGCGCTTCATCTTCACGGAGCGCAACGGCATCTACATCATTGACCTGCAGCAGTCGCTGTCCTACATCGACCGTGCCTACGAGTTCGTGAAGGCCACCGTTGCACACGGCGGCACCGTTCTCTTCGTCGGCACCAAGAAGCAGGCGCAGGAATCCATCGCCGAGCAGGCCACCCGCGTTGGCCAGCCGTACGTCAACCAGCGTTGGCTCGGCGGTATGCTGACCAACTTCCAGACGGTCTCCAAGCGCATCCAGCGCATGAAGGAACTCGAAGAGATCGACTTCGACGACGTCGCCGGTTCTGCTTACACCAAGAAGGAACTGCTGCTCCTTCGCCGCGAGCTCACCAAGCTGGAAACCAACCTCGGTGGTATCCGCAACCTGACCAAGGCGCCTTCCGCCCTGTGGATCGTTGACACCAAGAAGGAACACCTTGCGGTCGACGAAGCCAAGAAGCTGAACATCCCGGTTGTTGCCATCCTGGACACCAACTGCGATCCGGACGAAGTCGACTTCCCGATCCCGGGTAACGACGACGCCATCCGCTCCGTCAACCTGCTGACCCGCGTTGTTGCTGACGCCGTTGCTGAGGGCCTCATCGCCCGCAACCAGCGCGCCACCGGCACCACGGAAGCTCCGGAAGAGCCGCTGGCCGAGTGGGAGCGCGAGCTCCTCGAAGGCAGCAAGACCGAAGAGGCCGCTGCCGCTCCGGCCGCAGAAGCCGCTCCGGCTGCTGAAGCTGCTCCGGCTGCTGAAGAAGCACCCGCCGCTGCCGAGGAAGCTCCGGCTGCCGACGACGCCGCCGGCGAAGCCAAGTAGTCAGACCCAACAGTCTGCTCTGCTCTGCTGACAAATAAATCCGGATCTCCCCGCACGCTTTCCGCGTAAGGGGAACTGACAGGATGGCCGCTCACACTGGTGAGCTGCCGTCCTGTCAGTCCGTACACCACACAAAATTTCTAGACAGAGGGGTTCACATGGCG
Proteins encoded in this region:
- a CDS encoding M23 family metallopeptidase, whose product is MKTPATRAAMAAALLLALSPTAAPGGPGAAVASSAISGPTVEAGGWSWPLSPRPAVLRAFDPPAEPWLSGHRGVDLQAADDGARVTSPAAGTVTFAGVVVDRPVITVDHGNGLRSSFEAVRSDLKPGTAVAEGEVLGWILPGHCTPAPCVHWGVRRGDEYLNPLAFVTDLRPSILLPPLDPAPG
- the rpsB gene encoding 30S ribosomal protein S2, which codes for MPVVTMRQLLDSGVHFGHQTRRWNPKMKRFIFTERNGIYIIDLQQSLSYIDRAYEFVKATVAHGGTVLFVGTKKQAQESIAEQATRVGQPYVNQRWLGGMLTNFQTVSKRIQRMKELEEIDFDDVAGSAYTKKELLLLRRELTKLETNLGGIRNLTKAPSALWIVDTKKEHLAVDEAKKLNIPVVAILDTNCDPDEVDFPIPGNDDAIRSVNLLTRVVADAVAEGLIARNQRATGTTEAPEEPLAEWERELLEGSKTEEAAAAPAAEAAPAAEAAPAAEEAPAAAEEAPAADDAAGEAK